The genomic DNA CCGCTGCACGCGGCCATGCAGACGCAACAAACCAGCTGGATGGGGCCCAACGGCCTCATGCGCAAGAACCCGCATGCCATCGCCGCCGGTTTCATCGGCCCCAGTGGCATCAAGCGTATCGACCGCAGCGGTGCCCAGCAGGGCACGGGTGTCGGCGGGCGACGCACAGCGGCGGCGGCCGTCCAGTTGCCGCTGCACCAGGTGCCGGCGCCGGCGTTCTACATTGCCGTGGTGCCGGACATGGTCGGTGGCCGCCTGAGCAGCCACGACCGCGACCTGCTGGGCCTGGCCCATAGCCTGGCCGGCAACGACGGTGCTGTGTTGGCCGTGGTATTTGGCGAACATAAGGAAAGCAACTTTTCCACAGCCGGCGTCGACCGCCTGCTGGTTATCGAAGGCGAAGCGTTCGAGGGTTATGCACCCGAGCAGCTTGTGCAGGGGTTGCGGGCTGTGGATAACCAGTTCACGCCGCGCCACTGGCTGCTGCCTGACAGCCGCACCGGTGGCGGCGAGCTGGGGCGGCGCTTCGGTGCCGCCTTGGGCGAACGGCCCGCGACGCGGGTTTGGCAGGTCAAGGACGGCCAATGCATCGGCCGCGCCGGCGCGGGTCAACAGGACCTGCAACGCGCCGTGCCACGGTTGATCCTGGCTGCGGCAGAATGTGCGGAACCGGTCAGCGAAACCCGTCACGAAGCGCTGCCCGTAGAGTTGTCCACAAGCGTCGCACGCAGCCTGTCGCGTATCGAAGACCTCGGCTCGGTGGCCGTGGACCCGGCCACCATTGCCATGGCCGAGTCCGAGTTCATCGTTTCGGGCGGTAACGGCGTCAAGGACTGGGACCTGTACCACAAGGCAACTGCGGCCCTCGGCGCCACCGAAGGCGCCTCGCGGGTGGCGGTGGACGACGGCTTCATGCCGCGCAACCGCCAGGTCGGTGCTACCGGTACCTGGGTGACGGCACGGGTATACGTGGCTGTGGGTATCTCTGGCGCGATCCAGCACCTGCAGGGTATCGGTGCCTGCGACAAGGTGGTGGCGATCAACATGGACCCTGGCTGCGACATGATCAAACGGGCTGACCTGTCGGTGATTGGCGACAGTTCGGCGATTCTCAAGGCGTTGATCGAGGCTGTGGACAACTTCCGCAGCGGCGCCCAGCGCGACGCGGCATAAGGGCACGAGCATGAGTACGAAAGTCATCAGCCTGGTTTCCATCGGTGCTCACCCAAGCTCTGGCCGCGCGCGCCGCGCCGAGCAAGATGCCCGCGCCGTGGAGCTGGGGTTGCAACTGGCTGGGGATAACTTGCAGGTGGTGCATGCCGGTGACCCGCAGGAAGAGGCGCTGCGGGCCTATCTGGGCATGGGGCT from Pseudomonas kermanshahensis includes the following:
- a CDS encoding electron transfer flavoprotein subunit alpha/FixB family protein — protein: MSDIIRRDPRAEWIARNRLHPLHAAMQTQQTSWMGPNGLMRKNPHAIAAGFIGPSGIKRIDRSGAQQGTGVGGRRTAAAAVQLPLHQVPAPAFYIAVVPDMVGGRLSSHDRDLLGLAHSLAGNDGAVLAVVFGEHKESNFSTAGVDRLLVIEGEAFEGYAPEQLVQGLRAVDNQFTPRHWLLPDSRTGGGELGRRFGAALGERPATRVWQVKDGQCIGRAGAGQQDLQRAVPRLILAAAECAEPVSETRHEALPVELSTSVARSLSRIEDLGSVAVDPATIAMAESEFIVSGGNGVKDWDLYHKATAALGATEGASRVAVDDGFMPRNRQVGATGTWVTARVYVAVGISGAIQHLQGIGACDKVVAINMDPGCDMIKRADLSVIGDSSAILKALIEAVDNFRSGAQRDAA